Within the Solibacillus silvestris genome, the region TTTTCAACAGGGTTATTAGAGCATCCTCATTATACGCGTCCAGCTGATTTTAGAGGGATGAAAGTGCCGGATATACTGTTATCAGGTAATCACGCAAAAATCGAAGCGTGGCGTGAGGAACAGTCCTTTAAGCGTACGTTAGAGCGTAGACCGGATTTATTGGAAGCACTTGAATTAACGGACAAGCAAATAAAAATAATTGAAAAAATTAAGAGTGAAATGTAAAGCAAAACTACTTGCAAGCCTAAAATAATTATGGTAAGATTCATTTTGTGCTTCAATGTAAGCACTGAATTACGGTGTTCCGCTGTGGCTTAAATTAGCGTGCATGAGCATCTGTCTAAGGAGAGAAAACAATGTCAAACATTATTACAGAGATCACTAAAGATCAATTACGTTCAGACTTACCTACATTCAAACCAGGTGACACAGTTAAGGTACACGTTAAAATCGTTGAGGGTACTCGTGAACGTATCCAATTATTCGAAGGTGTAGTTATTAAACGTCGTGGTGGCGGAATTAGCGAAACTTTCACAGTACGTAAAATTTCTTACGGTGTTGGTGTAGAGCGTACTTTCCCAGTACACACTCCAAAAATCGCTAAGTTAGAAGTAGTACGTAAAGGTAAAGTACGTCGTGCTAAACTTTACTACCTACGTAACTTACGTGGTAAAGCTGCTCGTATTAAAGAAATTCGATAAGAACTTTTTAGAAGGGGGCTTGTATATACAAGTCCCTTTCTTTCTTTAAATAAAAAAATGTGTATTAACATGTGATTTTGACAATAAACTATAGATAATCTGATGCAATATTTAGATTAGATTTTTGCTTGATATACATATTTCGTATACAATAAATGTGATGAGCAAGGGGGATAGCTACGTGGAAAAAACTGAAAAAGAAAAAAATGAGCTTTGGGAATGGACGAAAGCTCTACTGATTGCGTTTGCGATTGCCGCATTTATTCGTTACTTTTTATTTACACCGATTGTAGTAGACGGGGATTCAATGATGCCTACCCTTGAAAATGGTGATCGCATGATCGTCAACAAATTCAGCTATAAAATCGGCGAACCTGACCGTTTTGATATCGTCGTATTCCACGCACCAGAACAAAAGGACTATATTAAACGTGTCATCGGTGTTCCAGGGGACTTTGTAGAATATAAGGATGATCAATTATACATTAATGGGGAACCGATCGACGAACCGTATTTGGACGCATATAAAGCCGAAATTAGCGAAGGCAACCTAACAGGCGACTTCTCGCTGAAAGATATCGATCCGTCACTGGATGTGATTCCGGAAGGCTACGTATTCGTAATGGGCGATAACCGTCGCTTCAGTAAAGACAGCCGCCATATCGGCATTGTCGACCAGAAAGAAATTATCGGTAATACGAATATCATTTTCTGGCCGTTAAACGAAATTGAAATCGTAAAGTAATATTTATTATCGTAAATATTGTCTAAAATGAGGGGGCAGTTTAAACTCCTCATTTTTTTGTTGAAAATAGAAGTATGTAATTTACAGGAGGTTATACATTATGACAATTCAATGGTTTCCAGGACATATGGCAAAGGCACGCCGCCAAGTATCGGAAAGTTTAAAGCTTGTCGATATCGTTTTTGAACTTGTCGATGCACGTCTACCATTATCTTCACGTAATCCGATGATCGATGAAGTCATCCATCAAAAACCGCGTCTGCTCATTTTAAATAAACAAGATATGGCCGATGAACAGGAAACACGCCGCTGGATTCAATATTTTGCCGACAGAGGCTTTAAAGCAGTAGCAATCAACTCGTTGGAAGGGAAAGGCTTGCAGGCGGTTACAAAGGCTGCTCAGGAGATTTTGGCGGATAAATGGGAGCGCATGAAATCAAAAGGAATGAAGCCGCGTGCGATCCGCGCCATGATTGTCGGTATTCCGAACGTCGGGAAATCCACTTTAATCAACCGTTTAGCGAAGAAAAACTTAGCGAAAACAGGAAATATGCCAGGTGTTACGAAAGCACAGCAATGGATTAAAGTCGGTAAAGAAATAGAACTTCTGGATACACCAGGTATCTTATGGCCGAAGTTTGAAGATCAGGAAGTCGGCTACAAGCTCGCATTAACGGGTGCGATTAAAGATACGATTATGAATATGGAAGACTTGGCTGTATACGGCTTACGTTTTTTAGAAACGCACTATCCAACGCGCATGGAAGAACGCTATAAAATTTCATCTGTATCCGAAGAGCTTGTTGAAACATTCGATGCAATCGGGAAATTACGCCGTGTATTTGGACAAGGCGGAGAGATTGACTATGATCAGGTGTCCGTATTAATTGTACGCGACATTCGTGAACAGAATCTTGGGAAACTCACATTTGACTTTGTTTCCGAGCAACTTGAAAAAGAGCAACTGGAAGAAGCGATTGCCCTGGAAAACGAAGAACGCCGGAAAAAAACTGCTGCGCTAAATCGCCAGAAAAAGCAAGAAAACAACGGATAAAGTGGGATAATAGACAGGCAAAACCTTTTTCATTTATTTGAGAAAGGTTTTTTCTTTTATAATAAGAACAATAGACGATATAACAAGTAAGAATGATAGAAAGTAAAATTATATAAAAAGCAAAGTGGATTGAAATGGAGGAGTATGGAACGAAACTAAAACTGTCACGTCCTGTGACAACGCTTTCGTGACCAACATTGTGTTAGCCTCCGGAATGAAAATCGACGATATATTAAGAAATCGGAATTAATAGATTTGAGGGCATTATATGAAAACAATTAAAGAGATTACAGAAGCATTGAAAACAGCAGCACAAATTGAGCCATGGATGGATTTTATAGTAAAGGATGAACGATCAGGCGTTCAAAAAGCATGGTTACAATTTCAAAAGCGTCTTGAGAAGATTGAGGCACTCCAACAAGCGCATAATGAGAAACTGCAATTTGACGCAAGCTATTTACCATATGAACATGCCTATATTGCAGGTACAGATGAAGCCGGGCGCGGACCACTGGCAGGGCCTGTCGTAACTGCGGCTGTTATATTGCCGAACCACTGCCAGGAACTCCTTGGTGTAAACGATTCCAAACAATTGTCAAAGGAAAAACGCAATCAATTTGCTGAACGGATTAAAAAACATGCATTGTATTATGCAGTTCATTTTCAAAGTGCCGAAGAAATTGACCGCCTTAACATTTATGAAGCAACACGACAGTCCATGTTAAAAAGTATTGAAGCACTTGAAGTCACACCAAATTACATATTGGCCGATGCGATGACTCTTTCAACATCAATTCCGCAAGCTTCCATCATAAAGGGGGATGCCCGCAGCCTGGCAATCGCAGCGGCATCCATTTTAGCAAAAACGGCACGTGATGATTATATGGAGAAGCTGGACCTTGAATTTCCGCAATATGGTTTTGCCCAGCATGCAGGTTATGGAACAAAGCAGCACTTGGAAGCGATCGCGCAATATGGACCGACATTACATCATCGAAAAACATTCGAACCGATAAAATCCATACTTCAAAGAAGGGAGTAACGGCATGAACTTCTCAACGTTTAATGCAGTCCAAACAAATACTTCGCAGCAAGTATCAGCAAATCAGCCATTATCGCTAAGGCAAGATCAAGTATTTCATGGGACGATAAAGCAGCTCTACCCAAATCAGATGGCGGAAGTCCAAGTGGGCAATCAAAAGCTCATGGCGAAGCTGGAAGTTCCATTAAAGCTTGGCGATGCACACTTTTTTCAGGTAACAGCGACAAATCCCCAAACAGAATTAAAAGTCATTACCGGGCCGATGTCACAATCGATGACTTCCGGCCAGCAAATGTCCCAGCTGCTTGAGACGATGAATTTGCCGAAATCGAATGAAATGCAGCAAGTACTTTCACATTTTATGAAAGCCCAGCTGCCACTTGCGAAAGAACAGCTGCTTGCAGCGGAAAGCTGGATGAAAAACTTGCCCGCAGGAGTGGATAAGAATAATGCACTTCAGGCACTACAGCGTATGGTGGAGCTGAAAATGCCTTTCACAAATACCGTATTTCAAGCATTGACTCAAGGGATTAAAACAGATGGTATGTCGGCAAATTTAGCGAATTTAGCGCAGCTCTTGGCAAATCAGTCTGGAGGGAATGAAGCGATTAAATCGTCACTTCTACAGCATATTGATCAGCTGGCAAAGCCGTTAAACAATGAAACAGGCGGTATTCTCCTTGCACGGGCGACCCAAAATTTAATGGATAATAATTTGCCGATTGCATCAAAACTTCAGACGCTGACAGTATTAAAAGAAGCCGGAATTTTACCGCAAAATGCTACTTTGCAAAATTGGCAAACGGTAAACCAGCAAGGAAGCCAACAATCTGTGAATCAAGTACAGACAACAGCAACACCGCTATTTAAAGAAGCGGGTCAAATGCTGCAGCAGCTCGGGCAAACAAGCTCTGAACAGATAAAACCGATGTTAGAGCAAGTAAGAGCCTGGATTAATAATGAAAGCTTATTATCGTCAACACAAAAGCAGCAGCTACAGCAATTATTAACGCGTTTTGAGCAAATTCCGGCTTCGAAGCAAGCAGTGGAAGCATTGGTAAATCAACTACGGCAGCAATTGACAAACGCATACAGTGAAAATGTGACACCGCGATTGTTTATGCAAAATGATCAAGGATTAACCGCCAAGGATCAATTGTTTACGTTACTGAAGCCGGATGCGAATTTACCGGTTGCAGAGCAGCTGTTACGGAATTTAGTGAAAGTGACGGCTGATAGTCCACAGCCGGTCATGCAAAGTGCTCTTACGCAAGCAGAAGGTCAAGTACAGGCGGCAGTTGATGGTCGTGCGATGGAACAGGCAATAAAAACCGTTTTAAAGGGGCTCGGTGTCAGCTATGAGGCGACACTTGCAAATAAGGCAGGGGATATTCAGGGCATTGCCCAGCAGATAAAACCGCAATTATTGGCGCTTCTTCAAGATGTCCAAACACCCGCTGCAATAAAAGATGCCGCTGAAATGGTGATGGCCAGACTAAATGGTATGCAGCTCACTTCAGGGGAAAATGGACATCAGCATCAGCTTGTCATGCAAGTGCCGCTAAATTTTTTCGGCAAGAAAATGGATGCGACATTGCAATGGAATGGTCGAATGAAGGAAGATGGTAAAATCGATGCCAATTTTGCACGTATTCTATTCTATTTAAATATGGAAACATTGCAGCAGACGGTAATCGATATGCAAGTACAAAACCGTGTTGTCACGATTAATATATATAATGATATGCCGAATTTGGATTCGTTGGCGACATCGCTGAAAGGCACATTAAAGTCGGGATTGCTGGAAAAAGAATATACATTATCGGGACTGTTTATCAAACCTTTTGCAGACCAAGGAGAAAAAACTGTCACAAAACTGTCAAATCAGCGAGAAGACGAGCAGGGTGGTGTCGATATACGCGTATGACCGAAAAAAAATATATAAGAAAAGAAGCAATCGCCCTGTCCTATGATCCGCAAAAAGGCAGTGGTCCGACAATCGTTGCAAAAGGGAAAGGGAAAATTGCGGAAAATATATTAGAAAAAGCAGCGATGCATGAAGTACCCGTTTATGAAGACCCAAACTTAGTCGAGCTGTTAGGCCAGCTTGATTTGAACACATCGATACCGGAAGAACTTTACCAGGCGGTTGCAGAAGTTTTTGCTTTTATTTATCATTTGGATGAAAAGCAGAGGTTAACTTTTAAAAATAAATAGTCGATGTTTTTTATTTTTATGTAGAGTATATCTTTCGGAAAATTAGAAAATATCTAGACAAAGAATATTTTGACATAAAGCAATCTAAAAATTGCTTGTGTGACAAATATAGACATTGTCTGAATAATTGTATAAAATAGATTATGTTAGTAGAATAATTTCCAAATGTCCGATGGGAGGATGTATCATGAATATCCATGAGTATCAAGGGAAAGAGATATTAAGACAATACGGTGTAGCGGTTCCAAGAGGAAGTGTCGCGTTTTCACCAGACGAAGCAGTAAAAGCAGCAAAAGAGCTAGGATCTAACGTAACAGTAGTGAAAGCACAAATTCATGCAGGGGGCCGCGGTAAAGCGGGTGGCGTTAAAATTGCAAAAAACCTGGATGAAGTTCGTTCTTTCTCTAAAGAATTATTAGGGAAAATTTTAGTAACTCACCAGACAGGTCCAGACGGTAAAGAAGTAAAGCGTCTTTATATAGAAGAAGGTTCGGACATTAAAAAAGAGTATTACTTAAGTTTAGTATTAGACCGTGCAACTTCTAGAGTAGTAATGATGGGTTCTGAAGAGGGCGGTATGGATATTGAAGAGGTAGCCGAGACGAATCCGGAAAAAATCTTCAAAGAAGTGATTGATCCGGTAACAGGCCTGAATGCTTTCCAGGCACGCCGTATGGCATTCAATATGAATATTCCTGCTAAGTTAGTAAATAAAGCAGTAGGATTAATGCTTGGTATTTACAAAGCATTTATCGATAAAGATGCATCAACAGTAGAAATCAACCCGCTAGTTGTAACTGGTGATGACCAGGTAGTGGCACTTGATGCAAAATTCAACTTTGATGCAAACGCATTATACCGTCACAAAGATATCGTAGAATTACGCGATTTCGATGAAGAAGATCCAAAAGAAATTGAAGCATCTAAATATGATTTAAGTTATATTTCGTTAGACGGCAATATCGGATGTATGGTAAATGGTGCAGGTCTTGCCATGGCGACGATGGATACGATTAGTTACTACGGCGGATCACCCGCAAACTTCCTTGACGTTGGGGGCGGTGCTACAGCCGAAAAAGTAACAGAAGCTTTTAAAATCATTTTATCAGACAAAAATGTTAAAGGAATTTTCGTTAACATCTTTGGTGGAATCATGAAATGCGACATCATTGCAAAAGGTGTTATTACGGCTGCAAAAGAAGTTGGTTTAGCGGTTCCGTTAGTAGTACGTTTAGAAGGGACAAACGTAGAGCTAGGTAAAAAGTTGTTAAATGAATCTGGTTTAAACATTGTGGCAGCTGACTCAATGTCAGACGGCGCTCAAAAAATCGTGAAATTAGTTGAAGCTGAAGGCGGGGTAACGGCATGAGTGTGTTCATTAATAAAGAAACAAAAGTAATCGTACAAGGGATTACTGGGGAAACAGCCCTTTTCCATACAAAACAAATGCTTGAATACGGAACAAAAATCGTTGCAGGGGTAACACCAGGTAAAGGCGGTCTTGAAATCGAAGGTGTTCCTGTATTCAATACAGTACAAGAAGCAGTCGATGCGACAGGTGCCAATGTATCCGTTATTTACGTACCGGCACCATTTGCAGCAGATGCAATTATCGAAGCAGTGGATGCGGACCTGGATATGGCGATTTGTATTACAGAACATATACCGGTACTTGATATGGTAAAAGTAAAGCGCTATATGGAAGGCAAGAAGACACGTTTAGTTGGTCCAAACTGTCCGGGTGTCATTACTGCTGATGAATGTAAAATTGGTATCATGCCGGGTTACATTCATACAAAAGGACATGTAGGTGTTGTTTCACGTTCTGGTACTTTAACTTATGAAGCGGTACACCAGCTGTCTCAGGCAGGAATTGGTCAAACAACAGCGGTAGGAATCGGGGGCGACCCGGTAAATGGGACAAACTTTATCGACTGCTTAAAAGCATTCAACGAAGACCCGGAAACTTATGCGGTTGTCATGATTGGAGAAATCGGTGGTACAGCGGAAGAAGAAGCTGCTGAATGGATTCAGGAAAACATGAACAAACCGGTAGTAGGTTTTATCGGTGGTCAAACAGCACCTCCAGGAAAGCGTATGGGTCACGCAGGTGCCATTATTTCCGGCGGTAAAGGAACAGCTGCAGAGAAAATCAAAGCAATGAATGCAGCAGGTATTGAAGTAGCTCCGACGCCTTCTGTAATCGGTGAAACACTGATTAAAGTAATCAAAGAAAAAGGCTTGTACGAAGCTTGTAAAACACATTAAAATGAAAGATGTAGCGGTCGCCTCGCTACATCTTTTTCGTATGTCTCCGTACATTAGGTTGCGTGGACGGGTTAATAGCCTGTATTCATTGGCAATACTATGTTTTACACGATGCTTACCTCACACTTAAAACTGCGGTCATCTGAATTTCTTCTATTAAAAAGGAGTGTTGATATGACCAATCCAGCAAATGAACAATTATTGAAACTGCATTATATTCTTCCTCTCTCCTGGGAAAAAGTCCGAAATTTAATGAAAATTACAGATGATTTCGACGAAATACTGCATATTTCGCCAAAATTTTTAGCGAGCCAGCTAAATATAAGAGAAGAAAAAGCCGCACAGCTCATAAAACATTATAAAGAGCTCATACAAAGGTCGATGGCAATATATTATGACCAACATAATATTACGCCCATTCCTTATACGGACCCTTTATATCCGGAACGCTTAAAACAGCTGTACGATGCACCTGCTGTTGTATATGCGAAAGGTGATGTTCAGCTGCTGAACAGACCAAAAATGATGGCGGTCATCGGTTCGAGAGCAGCGACTAGCTATAGTGAAAACGTATTGAAATCCATTCTTCCCCCATTAATTCGTGAGCAATATATCATAGTGAGCGGTCTTGCAAAAGGTGCCGACCGACTTGCACATGAAGCAACAATCCGATATGGTGGAAAGACGATAGGTGTTTTAGGCCATGGCTTATTCCATAGCTACCCACCACAAAATAAAGAGCTGAATGCATATATGGCAAGTGAGCATTTACTCATAACAGAATATCCACCCTATGTAGGTGTGCAAAAATGGCATTTCCCTGCACGAAACCGGATTATTAGCGGATTGTGTGAAGCACTGGTCGTAACGGAAGCCGCACTCAAAAGCGGGACACTTATCACAACAGAGCTTGCTCTTGAGCAAGGAAAAGATGTTTTTGCAGTGCCGGGAAATATTTTTAGCGAGCAGTCACGAGGGACAAATAAATTAATAAAAGAAGGTGCAATTCCAGTGTGGGATGGCTTTCAAATCTTAGAGGAAATCCAATTGTTTTCAAATTCGCGTTGAAAAAAAGTTGCAATATTAGCCAATCTGTTATACATTTTGCAACAGGAAAAGCTTTGACATACATGGACAGCTTCATGTGCGTGAATATAAGAAAAATAACTATACCTCTATAAGGAGGACAACAGATGGCAGATTATTTAGTAATTGTTGAATCACCTGCAAAGGCGAAAACAATTGAACGATATTTAGGAAAAAAATATAAAGTAAAAGCTTCGATTGGACATGTACGTGATTTACCACGTAGTCAAATGGGAATCGATACCGAAAATAATTATGATCCAAAATATATTACGATTCGCGGTAAAGGTCCGGTACTTCAGGAACTGAAAACAGCAGCAAAAAAAGTGAAAAAGATTTATCTCGCAGCCGATCCAGACCGTGAAGGGGAAGCGATCGCATGGCATTTAGCCACTGCTTTGAACATTGATATTAATTCGGATTGCCGCGTCGTATTTAACGAGATTACGAAAGAAGCAATTTTAGAGAGCTTCAAGCACCCGCGCCCGATTAATATGGATTTAGTCGATGCACAGCAAGCTCGTCGTATTTTAGACCGTCTAGTAGGCTACAATATTAGCCCGATCCTTTGGAAAAAAGTAAAGAAAGGCTTATCGGCAGGACGTGTACAATCCGTTTCATTGCGTTTGATTATTGACCGCGAAAATGAAATCAAAAGCTTTGAGCCTGAAGAATATTGGTCGATCGATGCAAGTTTCGAAAAAAACAAAAAGCAATTCGATGCGTTTTATTACGGAAACGGTAAAGAAAAAGTTAAATTAACAAATGAACAACAAGTTAAAGATATATTAAAAGGTATAAAAGGCTCAGAATTTGAAGTAATGAATGTTGTAAAAAGAGAACGGAAACGCAATGCTTCTCCAGCCTTTACGACTTCTTCACTCCAACAGGAAGCCGCACGTAAATTAAACTTCCGCGCCAAGAAGACAATGATGCTTGCCCAGCAGCTTTATGAAGGTATCGAGCTAAGCAAAAAAGAAGGTGCAGTCGGATTAATTACGTATATGCGTACTGACTCGACTCGTATTTCCGATACGGCAAAAACAGAGGCTAAGTCGTATATCGAAACAAAATACGGCAAAGATTTCATTGCCGGAGAACAAAAACAGGCAAAAGCGAAGGCAAATGCACAGGATGCCCATGAAGCGATCCGTCCAACAAGTGCGATGCGTACACCAGAGGAGCTTAAGGCGATTTTAAGCCGTGACCAGCTGCGACTGTATCGTTTAATTTGGGAACGCTTTATCGCGAGTCAAATGTCTCCAGCTGTACTCGATACTGTAACAGTTGATTTGCAAAACAATGACGTATTATTCCGTGCGAACGGATCTCAAGTGAAATTTGCCGGATTTATGAAACTTTATATTGAGGGTACAGACGATCAGGAAGAAGAAACGAATAAGCTTTTACCTGAAATGGAAATCGGCGATAAAGTGAAATCACTTGAAATCGAACCGAAACAGCATTTCACTCAGCCACCTCCTCGCTATTCGGAGGCGCGTCTAGTAAAGACATTGGAAGAGCTAGGTATAGGTCGTCCATCGACATATGCCCCTACACTGGATACAATCCAAAAGCGCGGCTATGTTCAGCTTGATGCAAAACGCTTTGTACCAACAGAACTTGGAGAAATCGTTCATCAAGCAACATTGGAATTTTTCCCGGAAATCATCAACATTGAATTTACCGCACAGATGGAGCAAAATCTGGATGAAATTGAAGAAGGCATTACACAATGGGTAAATGTCATCGATGAATTTTACAAAGACTTTGAACCGCGGGTAAAATATGCGGATGAAGTGATGGAAAAAATCGAAATTAAAGATGAGCCTGCTGGTGAAGACTGTGAAAAGTGCGGTGCGCCAATGGTATTCAAGCTTGGACGTTACGGGAAATTTATGGCTTGTTCCAACTTCCCGGATTGCCGCAATACAAAAGCGATTGTAAAACCGATCGACGTTAAATGTCCTTCATGTGAGACAGGTGAAATTGTCGAGCGTAAATCCAAAACAAAGCGCATTTTTTACGGATGCAATCAGTATCCGGAATGTGACTTCGTATCATGGGATAAGCCGATTAGTAGACCTTGTCCGAAATGTAGTGCATTATTAGTAGAGAAGAAATTGAAAAAAGGTGTTCAGATTCAGTGTACTAACAGTGAATGTGATTATGAAGAAACACCGTCACAATAAAATGAAGAGGTAACAAAAATGACACAACAAGTAGTAAATGTAATTGGTGCAGGTTTAGCCGGTTCAGAAGCAGCTTGGCAGATTGCAAAGCGCGGTGTGAAGGTACGTTTATATGAAATGCGACCAGTAAAACAAACACCGGCACATCATACAGATAAATTCGCAGAGCTTGTATGCTCAAACTCTTTACGTGCAAACGGACTGACAAATGCTGTCGGTGTAATTAAAGAGGAAATGCGTAAATTGGACTCTGTTATTA harbors:
- a CDS encoding ribonuclease HII, translating into MKTIKEITEALKTAAQIEPWMDFIVKDERSGVQKAWLQFQKRLEKIEALQQAHNEKLQFDASYLPYEHAYIAGTDEAGRGPLAGPVVTAAVILPNHCQELLGVNDSKQLSKEKRNQFAERIKKHALYYAVHFQSAEEIDRLNIYEATRQSMLKSIEALEVTPNYILADAMTLSTSIPQASIIKGDARSLAIAAASILAKTARDDYMEKLDLEFPQYGFAQHAGYGTKQHLEAIAQYGPTLHHRKTFEPIKSILQRRE
- a CDS encoding ribosome biogenesis GTPase YlqF — its product is MTIQWFPGHMAKARRQVSESLKLVDIVFELVDARLPLSSRNPMIDEVIHQKPRLLILNKQDMADEQETRRWIQYFADRGFKAVAINSLEGKGLQAVTKAAQEILADKWERMKSKGMKPRAIRAMIVGIPNVGKSTLINRLAKKNLAKTGNMPGVTKAQQWIKVGKEIELLDTPGILWPKFEDQEVGYKLALTGAIKDTIMNMEDLAVYGLRFLETHYPTRMEERYKISSVSEELVETFDAIGKLRRVFGQGGEIDYDQVSVLIVRDIREQNLGKLTFDFVSEQLEKEQLEEAIALENEERRKKTAALNRQKKQENNG
- a CDS encoding DNA processing protein DprA, which translates into the protein MTNPANEQLLKLHYILPLSWEKVRNLMKITDDFDEILHISPKFLASQLNIREEKAAQLIKHYKELIQRSMAIYYDQHNITPIPYTDPLYPERLKQLYDAPAVVYAKGDVQLLNRPKMMAVIGSRAATSYSENVLKSILPPLIREQYIIVSGLAKGADRLAHEATIRYGGKTIGVLGHGLFHSYPPQNKELNAYMASEHLLITEYPPYVGVQKWHFPARNRIISGLCEALVVTEAALKSGTLITTELALEQGKDVFAVPGNIFSEQSRGTNKLIKEGAIPVWDGFQILEEIQLFSNSR
- the sucC gene encoding succinate--CoA ligase subunit beta (catalyzes the interconversion of succinyl-CoA and succinate), with the translated sequence MNIHEYQGKEILRQYGVAVPRGSVAFSPDEAVKAAKELGSNVTVVKAQIHAGGRGKAGGVKIAKNLDEVRSFSKELLGKILVTHQTGPDGKEVKRLYIEEGSDIKKEYYLSLVLDRATSRVVMMGSEEGGMDIEEVAETNPEKIFKEVIDPVTGLNAFQARRMAFNMNIPAKLVNKAVGLMLGIYKAFIDKDASTVEINPLVVTGDDQVVALDAKFNFDANALYRHKDIVELRDFDEEDPKEIEASKYDLSYISLDGNIGCMVNGAGLAMATMDTISYYGGSPANFLDVGGGATAEKVTEAFKIILSDKNVKGIFVNIFGGIMKCDIIAKGVITAAKEVGLAVPLVVRLEGTNVELGKKLLNESGLNIVAADSMSDGAQKIVKLVEAEGGVTA
- a CDS encoding 50S ribosomal protein L19 produces the protein MSNIITEITKDQLRSDLPTFKPGDTVKVHVKIVEGTRERIQLFEGVVIKRRGGGISETFTVRKISYGVGVERTFPVHTPKIAKLEVVRKGKVRRAKLYYLRNLRGKAARIKEIR
- a CDS encoding type III secretion system protein, which encodes MTEKKYIRKEAIALSYDPQKGSGPTIVAKGKGKIAENILEKAAMHEVPVYEDPNLVELLGQLDLNTSIPEELYQAVAEVFAFIYHLDEKQRLTFKNK
- a CDS encoding signal peptidase I — protein: MEKTEKEKNELWEWTKALLIAFAIAAFIRYFLFTPIVVDGDSMMPTLENGDRMIVNKFSYKIGEPDRFDIVVFHAPEQKDYIKRVIGVPGDFVEYKDDQLYINGEPIDEPYLDAYKAEISEGNLTGDFSLKDIDPSLDVIPEGYVFVMGDNRRFSKDSRHIGIVDQKEIIGNTNIIFWPLNEIEIVK
- a CDS encoding succinate--CoA ligase subunit alpha, translating into MSVFINKETKVIVQGITGETALFHTKQMLEYGTKIVAGVTPGKGGLEIEGVPVFNTVQEAVDATGANVSVIYVPAPFAADAIIEAVDADLDMAICITEHIPVLDMVKVKRYMEGKKTRLVGPNCPGVITADECKIGIMPGYIHTKGHVGVVSRSGTLTYEAVHQLSQAGIGQTTAVGIGGDPVNGTNFIDCLKAFNEDPETYAVVMIGEIGGTAEEEAAEWIQENMNKPVVGFIGGQTAPPGKRMGHAGAIISGGKGTAAEKIKAMNAAGIEVAPTPSVIGETLIKVIKEKGLYEACKTH
- a CDS encoding DNA topoisomerase I; its protein translation is MADYLVIVESPAKAKTIERYLGKKYKVKASIGHVRDLPRSQMGIDTENNYDPKYITIRGKGPVLQELKTAAKKVKKIYLAADPDREGEAIAWHLATALNIDINSDCRVVFNEITKEAILESFKHPRPINMDLVDAQQARRILDRLVGYNISPILWKKVKKGLSAGRVQSVSLRLIIDRENEIKSFEPEEYWSIDASFEKNKKQFDAFYYGNGKEKVKLTNEQQVKDILKGIKGSEFEVMNVVKRERKRNASPAFTTSSLQQEAARKLNFRAKKTMMLAQQLYEGIELSKKEGAVGLITYMRTDSTRISDTAKTEAKSYIETKYGKDFIAGEQKQAKAKANAQDAHEAIRPTSAMRTPEELKAILSRDQLRLYRLIWERFIASQMSPAVLDTVTVDLQNNDVLFRANGSQVKFAGFMKLYIEGTDDQEEETNKLLPEMEIGDKVKSLEIEPKQHFTQPPPRYSEARLVKTLEELGIGRPSTYAPTLDTIQKRGYVQLDAKRFVPTELGEIVHQATLEFFPEIINIEFTAQMEQNLDEIEEGITQWVNVIDEFYKDFEPRVKYADEVMEKIEIKDEPAGEDCEKCGAPMVFKLGRYGKFMACSNFPDCRNTKAIVKPIDVKCPSCETGEIVERKSKTKRIFYGCNQYPECDFVSWDKPISRPCPKCSALLVEKKLKKGVQIQCTNSECDYEETPSQ